One Keratinibaculum paraultunense genomic window carries:
- the polA gene encoding DNA polymerase I gives MSEEKLMVIDGNSLLHRAFYALPLLSTKDGIYTNGVYGFLTMLHKIQEDYDIDYICVAFDKKGPTFRHEAFEQYKANRDSTPNELALQFSILKEILNAMNIRQIELEGYEADDIAGTLSRIGEENGMEVILVTGDKDYLQLLSSDNIKVLITKKGITELEEYSRDKIIEEYGITPEQFIDLKGLMGDKSDNIPGIPGIGEKTGIKLLKQFGSIENIYDNIDEVGGKKTKEALIEHKNIAFLSKKLGEIIKNVPIQISMEELKIKEPDWNKLVELYKKFEFNSLLSKIPDSKLKIQEESSHKVKYKLIKDNKFRDIIDELDSNEEFGFKFVFEHENYMKSSMLGIGIKIADNSPYYIDFSENNIDVFITTFKKYFESKDIKKYGHMMKVDIIGLLRMDIHIKGIEFDTMIGEYILDPAQSNYSVNQLAMKYLNSSCKEEEQLLGKGKHKKTYGDLSVETRAKYVSTILDLVYRVKKPIREKIKELKMDCLYYEVELPLVEVLADMEYNGFKVDLEVLKQLGDEFESQINNLTNEIYELAGQEFNINSPKQLGEVLFDKLKLPVIKRTKTGYSTDAEVLDKLRGQHEIIEKILKYRQLVKLKTTYIDGLINLVDEKTHKIHSSFNQTVTNTGRISSTEPNLQNIPIKTEEGRKIRKAFVPKSKDYVLVDGDYSQIELRVLAHLSKDPKLMEAFFRDEDIHTKTASEIFGIPKDEVTPAMRNKAKAVNFGIIYGISDYGLSRDLNIPRKEAKEYIDNYLENYKMVKKYMEDIIEIGRKKGYVETILNRRRYVPELKSKNFNVRSFGERIAMNTPIQGSAADIIKVAMVKIYKELKDRNLRSKLILQVHDELIIETHKNELEEVKQLMKNIMENAIKLDVPLKVEIKVGDNWYETQ, from the coding sequence GTGAGTGAAGAAAAATTGATGGTTATAGATGGCAATAGCTTATTACATAGGGCTTTTTATGCTTTACCCTTATTATCAACTAAAGATGGAATTTATACGAATGGTGTTTATGGATTTTTAACTATGTTACATAAAATTCAGGAAGATTATGATATAGATTATATCTGTGTAGCTTTTGATAAGAAAGGACCTACTTTTAGGCACGAAGCTTTTGAACAATATAAAGCTAATAGAGACTCGACACCTAATGAATTAGCTTTGCAATTTTCTATACTAAAGGAGATATTAAACGCTATGAATATTCGTCAAATAGAATTGGAAGGTTATGAAGCAGATGATATAGCAGGAACTCTATCTAGAATTGGTGAAGAAAATGGAATGGAGGTAATATTAGTTACAGGTGATAAAGATTATTTACAATTATTATCTTCAGATAATATAAAAGTTTTAATAACCAAGAAAGGAATTACAGAGTTAGAAGAATATAGTAGAGATAAGATTATAGAAGAGTACGGTATTACTCCAGAACAATTTATAGATCTAAAAGGGCTTATGGGGGATAAATCAGATAATATACCAGGAATACCAGGGATTGGAGAAAAAACTGGCATAAAATTATTGAAACAATTTGGTTCAATTGAAAATATTTATGATAATATAGATGAAGTGGGAGGAAAGAAAACTAAAGAAGCTTTAATAGAACATAAAAATATTGCATTTTTAAGTAAAAAATTAGGGGAAATTATAAAAAACGTCCCAATTCAAATTTCCATGGAAGAGTTAAAGATAAAAGAACCTGATTGGAATAAATTAGTTGAACTTTATAAGAAGTTTGAGTTTAATAGTCTATTATCCAAAATACCTGATAGCAAATTAAAAATACAAGAAGAGTCTTCTCATAAAGTTAAATATAAATTAATAAAGGATAATAAGTTTAGAGATATTATAGATGAGCTAGATTCCAATGAAGAATTTGGATTTAAATTTGTATTTGAACATGAAAATTATATGAAAAGTTCTATGTTAGGTATAGGAATAAAGATTGCAGATAATTCACCTTATTATATTGATTTTTCAGAAAATAATATAGATGTTTTCATAACTACATTTAAAAAATATTTTGAATCTAAAGACATAAAAAAGTATGGTCATATGATGAAGGTTGATATAATAGGATTATTAAGGATGGATATCCATATAAAAGGTATTGAATTTGATACTATGATAGGAGAATATATATTAGATCCTGCACAATCGAATTATAGTGTTAATCAATTAGCTATGAAATATTTAAATAGCTCTTGTAAAGAAGAAGAGCAATTACTAGGTAAGGGTAAACACAAAAAAACTTACGGAGATTTATCAGTTGAAACTAGAGCAAAGTATGTTTCCACTATATTAGATTTGGTTTACAGAGTTAAAAAACCAATAAGGGAAAAGATAAAAGAATTGAAAATGGATTGCCTGTACTATGAAGTAGAATTACCTTTAGTAGAAGTATTAGCGGATATGGAATATAATGGATTTAAAGTTGATTTAGAAGTACTTAAACAACTAGGTGATGAGTTTGAATCTCAAATAAATAATTTAACAAATGAAATTTATGAATTAGCAGGACAAGAGTTTAATATAAATTCTCCAAAACAACTAGGTGAAGTGTTATTTGATAAGTTAAAATTACCTGTGATAAAAAGAACTAAGACAGGATATTCTACTGATGCAGAAGTATTAGATAAATTAAGAGGGCAGCATGAAATTATAGAAAAAATACTTAAGTATAGGCAACTGGTAAAGCTAAAAACTACATATATAGATGGGCTCATAAATTTAGTAGATGAAAAAACACATAAAATCCATTCAAGTTTTAATCAAACGGTAACCAACACAGGGAGAATTTCAAGTACTGAACCTAATCTACAGAATATACCTATAAAAACTGAGGAAGGTAGAAAAATTAGAAAAGCTTTTGTACCTAAATCTAAGGATTATGTTCTTGTAGATGGCGATTATTCTCAAATAGAATTGAGGGTGTTAGCCCATCTTTCTAAAGATCCAAAACTTATGGAGGCTTTTTTTCGGGATGAAGACATTCATACTAAAACAGCTTCTGAAATATTTGGTATCCCCAAAGATGAAGTTACTCCAGCAATGAGAAATAAGGCCAAAGCAGTTAATTTTGGTATAATTTATGGGATAAGCGATTATGGACTCTCTAGAGATTTAAATATACCTAGAAAGGAAGCAAAGGAATATATAGATAATTATCTAGAAAATTATAAGATGGTAAAGAAATACATGGAAGATATTATAGAAATAGGTAGAAAAAAAGGCTATGTAGAAACCATACTAAATAGAAGGAGATATGTACCAGAATTAAAATCTAAAAATTTCAATGTAAGATCTTTTGGAGAGAGAATAGCTATGAATACTCCAATACAAGGTAGTGCTGCTGATATAATAAAAGTTGCTATGGTGAAGATATATAAAGAATTAAAGGATAGAAATTTAAGATCTAAATTGATACTTCAAGTGCATGATGAACTTATTATTGAAACGCATAAGAATGAATTAGAAGAAGTAAAACAGCTTATGAAGAATATTATGGAAAATGCTATAAAATTAGATGTGCCCTTAAAGGTGGAAATAAAGGTAGGGGATAATTGGTATGAAACACAATAA
- a CDS encoding dipeptidase produces MKYIDFHCDTLLKIIDEKGQSLYSNTVASVDFKRLKKAEAMAQFFAIFLIDKDTLEEKFDSDDDYIKKLAKILKDEVAKNNDIISMAYNAEDLIKNYASGKVSAFLTIEDGRSVDGKLEKLDEYYDLGIRLLTLTWNYENCFGYPNSEDLDIMNKGLKPFGKEAVEYMNHIGMIIDVSHLSDGGFYDVAKISKKPFIASHSNSRELSPHPRNLTDDMIKILAQKGGVMGLNFAPQFLNEDISLKDSKVELMVKHLNHIKNVGGEDVLALGSDFDGIGGNLEINSSDKMYLLFDALKKYGWSERLIEKLAYKNAIRVIGDIL; encoded by the coding sequence ATGAAGTATATTGATTTTCATTGTGACACTCTTTTAAAGATCATAGATGAAAAGGGACAAAGTTTATATTCCAATACAGTGGCAAGTGTAGATTTTAAAAGATTAAAAAAGGCAGAAGCTATGGCACAATTTTTTGCAATATTTTTAATTGATAAGGACACATTAGAAGAAAAGTTTGATTCTGATGATGATTATATTAAAAAATTGGCAAAAATTTTGAAAGATGAAGTGGCTAAAAATAATGATATTATTTCTATGGCATATAATGCTGAAGATCTAATAAAAAATTATGCTTCGGGAAAAGTATCAGCTTTTTTAACCATTGAAGATGGAAGAAGTGTAGATGGGAAATTGGAAAAGTTAGATGAATATTACGATTTAGGAATAAGATTATTAACATTAACTTGGAATTATGAGAATTGCTTTGGCTATCCAAATTCTGAAGATTTAGATATAATGAATAAAGGTCTTAAACCTTTTGGTAAAGAGGCAGTTGAATACATGAATCATATAGGTATGATTATAGATGTTTCACATCTTTCAGATGGAGGATTTTATGATGTAGCAAAAATTAGTAAAAAACCTTTTATTGCGTCTCATTCCAACTCAAGGGAATTATCACCTCATCCAAGAAATTTAACCGATGATATGATTAAAATTTTAGCACAAAAAGGTGGCGTTATGGGACTTAACTTTGCACCCCAGTTTTTAAATGAAGATATATCTTTAAAAGATAGTAAGGTTGAACTTATGGTAAAACATTTAAATCATATAAAGAATGTAGGAGGAGAAGATGTATTAGCATTAGGTTCTGATTTTGATGGAATTGGCGGAAACTTAGAAATAAATAGCTCTGATAAGATGTATTTACTATTTGATGCTCTAAAAAAATATGGTTGGAGTGAAAGATTAATTGAAAAACTTGCATACAAAAATGCTATTAGAGTTATAGGAGATATTTTGTAA
- a CDS encoding MBL fold metallo-hydrolase RNA specificity domain-containing protein: MDIQFFGAAKMVTGSNHLIKTDKYNILIDCGMFQGSSEIERLNYEDFPYDPRDIDYLILTHAHIDHSGRIPKLVKDGFKGKIITTKPTYDLCKIMLKDSAKIQEADVEWENRKRQRAGKEFIEPLYTIEEAEISLKFFETYLYNQRIKINDDILLKFRDAGHMLGSAIIELWIKENGQYVKLVFSGDLGMPDRPIINDPEYIDSADYLIIESTYGNRVHEKFKESAEKLVDIINRTVVKGGTVIIPSFAVGRTQEIIYELNKHYEYNNNIEEYMKIPIYVDSPMAVLATEAFQANSSSFNEEAKKLILKGDNPFIFPNLRYIKDQKESIALNKYKFPKVIISSSGMATGGRVRHHLKHNLWDEKNSLVFVGYQAEGTLGRIILNGAKKVKILGEEVAVKAEIYDLQGFSGHADQLMLMDWIRKFKTKPQKIFIVHGEEDASEVFAQLIEKEFNIETIIPNLGDKYSIKKETVEFTERELIESHALKSDILEELEDIYLQLQSLNRRKFQLVDPKLLEKNYDTIKNILIDLQQNLMDLNIILGK; encoded by the coding sequence GTGGATATTCAATTTTTTGGTGCAGCTAAGATGGTTACTGGTTCGAACCATTTAATTAAAACTGATAAGTATAATATTTTGATAGATTGTGGGATGTTTCAAGGTTCTTCAGAAATAGAAAGATTAAATTATGAAGATTTTCCCTATGATCCTCGTGATATTGATTATTTAATATTAACTCATGCTCATATTGATCATAGCGGAAGAATACCAAAGCTTGTAAAAGATGGATTTAAAGGTAAAATTATAACAACTAAACCTACTTATGATTTATGTAAAATAATGCTAAAAGATTCTGCTAAAATTCAAGAAGCAGATGTGGAATGGGAAAATAGGAAACGACAAAGAGCTGGTAAGGAATTTATAGAGCCTTTATATACTATTGAAGAAGCAGAAATTAGTTTAAAATTCTTTGAAACTTATTTATATAATCAAAGAATAAAAATAAATGATGATATCTTACTTAAGTTTAGAGATGCAGGACATATGTTAGGTTCTGCTATTATAGAGTTATGGATAAAAGAAAATGGGCAATATGTTAAATTAGTTTTTTCAGGGGATTTAGGTATGCCTGATAGACCAATTATAAATGATCCTGAGTATATTGATAGTGCTGATTATTTAATAATTGAATCTACATATGGAAATAGAGTTCATGAAAAATTTAAGGAAAGTGCAGAAAAATTGGTAGACATAATAAATAGAACAGTAGTAAAAGGTGGAACTGTAATTATACCTTCTTTTGCAGTAGGAAGAACTCAAGAAATTATATATGAATTAAATAAGCATTATGAGTATAATAATAATATTGAAGAATATATGAAAATTCCTATATATGTAGATAGCCCTATGGCTGTATTAGCTACAGAAGCATTTCAAGCTAATTCTAGTAGTTTTAACGAAGAAGCAAAAAAACTTATTTTAAAAGGAGATAATCCATTTATATTTCCAAACTTAAGATATATAAAAGATCAAAAGGAATCTATAGCATTAAATAAATATAAGTTTCCAAAAGTTATAATTTCTTCCAGTGGTATGGCTACAGGAGGCAGAGTAAGGCATCATCTAAAACATAATTTGTGGGATGAAAAAAACAGTTTAGTATTTGTTGGATATCAAGCAGAAGGAACTTTAGGTAGAATTATATTAAATGGAGCTAAAAAAGTAAAAATATTAGGGGAAGAGGTAGCAGTAAAGGCAGAAATATATGATCTGCAAGGTTTTTCTGGGCATGCAGATCAGTTAATGCTTATGGATTGGATAAGGAAATTTAAAACTAAACCACAAAAGATATTTATTGTTCATGGTGAAGAAGATGCATCGGAAGTTTTTGCACAGTTAATAGAAAAGGAATTTAATATAGAAACTATAATACCTAATTTAGGAGATAAATATAGTATTAAAAAAGAAACTGTAGAATTTACTGAAAGGGAATTAATTGAATCTCATGCTTTAAAAAGTGATATTTTAGAAGAGTTAGAAGATATATATCTTCAACTTCAATCTTTGAATAGAAGAAAATTCCAGTTAGTAGATCCTAAATTATTAGAAAAGAATTATGACACTATTAAAAATATATTAATAGATTTACAACAAAATTTAATGGATTTAAATATTATATTAGGGAAATAA
- the coaE gene encoding dephospho-CoA kinase (Dephospho-CoA kinase (CoaE) performs the final step in coenzyme A biosynthesis.), giving the protein MKHNNCKIIGITGGIATGKSTVTSMLIEKGYKVIDADKIAKQVVSKDSSVYREIVTYFGEDILKNDGTIDRKKLGNLVFRDEYSRKKLNDIVHPHVLLTIKETIKRNMEKEKILFIDVPLLIEEIDNFKKYGIVFDEIWLVYTDEKTQLNRLIRRNDISEEEAIYRIKSQMPIDMKKRYVTRIIDNRGDKKRLEEQVDEVLKEII; this is encoded by the coding sequence ATGAAACACAATAATTGTAAAATCATAGGAATAACTGGTGGTATTGCTACTGGTAAATCGACGGTTACATCTATGTTAATAGAAAAAGGATACAAGGTAATAGATGCCGACAAAATAGCGAAACAAGTAGTAAGCAAAGATTCTTCTGTATATAGAGAGATAGTTACTTATTTTGGAGAGGATATATTAAAAAATGATGGAACTATAGATAGAAAAAAACTTGGAAATTTAGTATTTAGAGATGAATACAGTAGAAAAAAATTAAATGATATAGTGCATCCTCATGTACTTTTAACTATAAAAGAAACTATAAAGAGAAATATGGAAAAAGAAAAGATTTTGTTTATTGATGTACCTTTATTGATAGAGGAGATAGATAATTTTAAAAAGTATGGAATAGTATTTGATGAGATATGGCTGGTTTATACAGATGAGAAGACTCAATTAAATAGATTGATTAGACGAAATGATATAAGTGAAGAGGAGGCAATTTATAGGATTAAGTCTCAGATGCCAATAGATATGAAGAAAAGATATGTGACAAGAATTATAGATAATAGAGGAGATAAAAAAAGACTCGAAGAACAAGTAGATGAAGTTTTAAAAGAAATAATATAA